Genomic DNA from Vibrio sp. SNU_ST1:
GTATCAGGCTTTGCCATGGCTTGGCGGTTGATACTGCATAGATTGGTCGTTTCTCATGAAAATGTTGCTCGCGACCAAGCTGCCGATGCAAATTGAACCAAGCGCTAACCAAGTCATCGTATCCGGAATTTCATTGAACAGTGGGATCGCCAACAAGGTTGCAACAGCGGGTGTTGCACTGCCAAAAGCGGCTGAGCGTTCTGCTCCTAGTGTATTAACAGCATATAGATAAGTGAATGCTGCTATTAAGCCTGCACCTACGCCTTGCACCGCAGAATGCACGGCAAGCTCTGTAACTGGCCATTGAGCAATTGGTGTATCCATTAAATGGCTAGGGAGGGTTCCTGTAAAGATAAGAATCAGCAATAGCAAGGTGGAACAGAATGAAATGAAACCCGCACTGACAAGCGCATTAAGATTGGCAACTCGTGCTGAGATGGTAAAAGTCGCCCACATCAAGCTGCCAAACAAAAACAATAAGTGACCTTTGGTGTATTCAAAGTTGAAGTTGCTTAAGCTACTTCCCAGAAACAACAATATCCCAAGCAAAACCAGACCTAAACCAACGACACGGTGTCGGCTAAGCGGCTGCTTAAAAAAGAGTACCGCGATCCCTGTTACGAACAGAGGAAGTGTTCCCGGAACCAAAGCACTCCCATGTGATACAGGAACAAACTGCATGGCTGTTCCTGCAACGAGTAAATAAGGTAACCCGCACCCCACAAACATACCGGCCAAGTATCGATTCGGGACAGCAGCGATCGTGCTACGTGCTTTCCACACCAAAGGTAATAGCGCCAATGCTGGTATGAGGAATCGAGTCAGTGCGATGTCTGCAGGTGTTAAATCTGAATTTGCGCCGCCTTTAAGAGAAAGGAAAAAGCTCGCCCAGATGAGCAGAGTGACAGTAATAGATAAATAGCCAAGCTTCATAATAAACAAGGAAAGTGAATGATGATTAATTATGGGGTACTTGGTGTGCCTTAGGTTGGCAAATTTTGTTCTAACTTAAGTTGTTGTTGATGATTTCTGCTAATATCTTGTCAATTATTAACGAATTTAACCAATAATTGGTATTTGCTATGGATAGGATTGATAGACATCTTCTTGAGTTGCTTCAGAAAGACGGCAGGCTAACCACAGCTGAGTTAGCTGATGAAGTTGGCTTATCGGCTTCACCGTGCGCGAGGCGCATCAAAAGACTGGAAGAAAAAGGCATTATTGATGGTTATCGTGTGAGCCTGTCACGAGAACAGGTAGGCATCGCAATGAGTGTGTTTGTTGAGGTGAGCTTGAACAACCACCAAGAAGTGTCGATTGATAAATTTGAAAGTGCAGTTGTCGAGATGGAAGAGGTCATCAGCTGCCACGTTGTATCTGGGGCTTATGATTACTTGTTAGAAGTTGTCAGCCCTAACTTGATGGCATACGAAGCATTTACCAGAAAGCTGCAGCGACTCTCCAACGTAAAAGACATACATACCCATCTTGCGATTAGGCAAGTGAAAGGCAATGCGCCACTTCCGGTTTATACGGACTGACTGTTTATAGAGCTAACGGTTTATATGAACTAACTGTTTATACGAACTAACTGTTTATATCGACTAAGCCGTAGGTAGGTCACACGCTGCCTGATGAAATGAGCTGAAAAAGAAATGATTTTATGACTAATAGGAAGTATGGTCGCTATTAACGGCTATCTGACGAATGCGGATACGCAACAATAAAAAACGGAGCACCTCGTGAAAGGTACTCCGTATATGATAGGTGCAAAACTTAGTGATACTTAAAGTTAGAGATTGAACAATCCCCGGTTTGAGCGTTGATTCTGAATGAAAATGCATGTGAGTGATAATCCACACCGTCATTCCAAATTGTCTCTCCAAATATCTTACATAGCTCTAGCTCACTTACTGAACCGAACTCTTCCATGTGTTTAGCGACAGATAAAAGTTTACCTCTTATCTCTGCAGTCCATTCCGTGTTACTCAAGCAGTTGAAAGCCATAGTTTTTTGCATATTACCTAGCCAAAATATTTCTTGTTATTAAGTTATATGAATAATCATGATAACAATTTTCTGGCGTTTGTAAATCTATTTTGTGATGAATATCTCACATACTCACTTGCATTGGTCGGAAAATGAACATCATTGTTGATAGTTAGCACATTAGTTTTACAACTTATTGAAAAGGCGCTGATCAATTAGTTATCTGAATATTATGGGTAGGGTCAAACATACTTTTCGGAAAACTCCAGTCGAATAGGTGAGTAAACCTAGTAATCATTTCAGTTTTGTACATCGTTTATCGGTTGGTTTGTGTGGCGCGCTTCGTCTATCATCGTTGCTTCTTTTCGGTATTTTGAAGACAGCTGGCGGAATTTTTTACTGAGTGTATGAAGATCTTGCGAGAGCGATTGTGAGCTTTGTACGTGTACTTGTGCACTTTCTGTTTGACGCGGTAGTCTTGCTTTAGCGCAGTGTTTAGCTGTGGTTTGCCACGAATTCGTTAGAGACTCCGCCCCATCTAGTTCTGTAGACACAATGTACGCCTGTTTTAATAGAACCTCAGATACATCATAAGCGGTATTCATATGACTATTGAGCTGCACATTAAATCTTTGTTCGTACTTTGCCCAAAGCGCAATGATCTGCTTTTCGTTGAAATGTTTAGATAGCAACGTTTGTGATTCATAGGTCAAGAGAACTTGGTTAAATTCTTCAGTGTATTGATTATAGCGTCCTTCAAGTGAGAGCTGGCGATCTAACAGTGTTTGCCAGTTTTCACGGTCACAATGGTCTGCAAACGCGATATCGGCACTCAGAGGTACACTTATAATGACAACCTTCACTAAAAAATTCATGATTTACCTCTACTTAACTCGCTCTCTATTAAGAGTATAGATGAGCAGCAACATGAGTTGATGTACACTTGAAACATACCTAAAACGGAAGAGCTGGTGGATTTGATGAAAAAAGCGCTGATCGCTTTACTTGTGTTATTAATATTGGGCGGAGGAGGGGCTGCATACTACTTCTTCGTCATGAAAAAAGACTCTACTCCACCAGAGAAAAAAGAAGCGCCGGCTATTGAAGTCGCGCCGCAATCTGAATCTGACCTTGCATCCCTCACTACTCCTCAGCCTGAGCCAGAACAGACTGAGTTCTACGTTTTGGATAGAAAACTTAAAGTAGTCGAGCAGCCCGAAATTGATGGTTTGATAACCGACTATCTTTATAAGGGTGAAAAGGTCGAACTACTAGAGAAGCAAGGCGAATGGGCTCGTATCTCTGACTATATTGTTTTAAAGGAAGGTGGTCCACAGACGGCGGAATGGATTTCAATGTCTGGGCTATCTAATGATGAAGTGATTATCTCTGAGCAAGAAAACAGAGAGATATTAGATTCATACTTGGCTAAATCCGATGATCTGAAGGTCCATCAAGAGAAATTCCGCAACACGGTAGCTAAGCTTATCTCTGACGGGGAGTGCGACCCAAGTGATTTTGAAGAGTTAGGCGGTTGGGTTAAATCAGTTAAATACAGCAACCGAGACGTTTATTTTATTTATTGTGGTGGGTTGTCTCTTGAAAATAAAATTTATCTTGATGTAGAGACTAATGAAACATTCACGAAGTAGGAACCGATTACTATTTAATATGGGTATTCGTTACTGACTTTTAATTACTCTATTTTTCCAAGACATTAACTAAAGCCTACTCATAGATTGAGTGGGCTTTTTTATGCTACCTATAATACTGGCTTTTTCTATTTGCCCTGAAATTCATATTGAAGATTATATATAACCATCATTAAATATTTATTAATGGGTAATAAGATCTTTCCTATTATTATCATGATCAATCATTTCAAATTCCTACATTGCATTCTTCTTGAAACAAGCTAAGAGATATGGATTTATCTCGTATTAACAAAGACTTATCTACTTGATGATAAAGTTAAAATTAAATAAACCTTATTAATATCAGCACCTTGCATCGGTTTACATGTGTGTAACATTTCACGGGTTTTGGTAGGTAAGTCACGTTTTTAATCATAAGACAAAAATATTTTCTATTTGTAATAATACTTTTTGTATTTGAGTTGTAGGGTTTAATGAAAGAAAACGAAAATCTTAATTATCAACTAAGACATTATGTTATTAACATCGTTGTTATTTAATTGCTTGTAAGGGACGGAACCATTAATGAAAAAACTTGCTTTAATTACAGGGTCAAAAGGCGGTATCGGCTCAGCTATCTCCTCTAAGTTAGTTGCCGATGGATATCGTGTGATCGCGACTTATTTTACTGGAAATTATCAATGCGCATTGGAGTGGTTTAAGGAAAAACAATTTACTGAAGATCAAGTGAGGTTGTTTGAATTAGATGTCACCAACACAGCAGAGTGTGCGCTGAGCTTAAGCAAGTTGTTGGAAGAAGAAGGCACGGTAGACGTCTTGGTTAACAATGCAGGTATTACACGTGACAGTGTTTTTAAAAAGATGGATGCCGAAGCATGGAAAGACGTGATTGAAACTAACCTCAATAGCCTTTTCAATGTCACTCAACCACTGTTTGCACCTATGTGTGAAAAGGGTAACTGCCGAGTCATTAATATCTCGTCAGTCAATGGCCTTAAAGGCCAGTTCGGACAAACCAACTACTCTGCAGCCAAAGCCGGAATGATTGGTTTTTCAAAAGCGCTAGCTGCTGAAGGCGCTAGAAGTGGCGTGACAGTAAACGTTGTGGCCCCTGGTTACACAGGCACGCCTATGGTTGAGCAAATGAAGCCTGAAATTCTTGATTCAATTAAGAACCAAATCCCAATGAAACGTTTAGCGACGCCTGTTGAAATTGCAGACGCAGTGGGCTTTTTAGCGAGTGAGTCTGGTGCGTACATTACAGGTGAGACATTGTCTGTGAATGGCGGCTTGTACATGCACTAGTTAGCGAAACAGAAGGGATTTAAGTAATGGAAAAAGTATTTATTGTAGCGGCAAAGCGTACACCGATTGGCGCATTCACAGGCTCGCTAAAAAATGTATCAGCAGGTGAATTGGCTGGGGTTGCGATCAAAGGGGCGCTTGAGTCTGCAGATCTTTCGTTAGATGCGATTGATGAAGTGATCGTCGGCAATGTGATTTCGGCAGGTCAAGGTATGGGGGTTGCTCGTCAGGCTTCAATTTATGCAGGGTTGCCAGAGCAAACCCCGGCATATGGCGTGAACATGATTTGCGGTAGCGGCATGAAATCAGTGATGGATGCCGCGGCACACATCAAAGCACAAGATGCTGAAGTCGTTATTGCTGCTGGCGTTGAAGTGATGTCTCAAATCCCTTTTGTGGTACCAGCGAGTGTTCGTAATGGTCACAAAATGGGTGACATCTCAATGAGAGACTTACTGGTTAGTGATGGCTTAACGGATGCGTTTAATCACTACCACATGGGTATGACGGCTGAAAACATCGCCAACGCGTTAAATATTTCGCGTCTCGCACAAGATAACTACGCGTTAGAAAGCCAACAGAAAGCCGTAGCCGCAATCGAAGCGGGCAAGTTCCAAGGTCAAATCGTCCCTGTAGAAGTTAAGCAGCGCAGACAAACCGTCACTTTTGATACCGATGAGTATCCTAAGTCTGATGCGACGTTTGATGCTTTGCAAAAACTTCGTCCGGCATTCGATCGAGAAGGAACTGTTACGGCAGGTAACGCTTCGGGCATCAATGATGGTGCGAGTGCAATTATCTTAGCGTCTGAGTCGGCGGTAGCGAAATATGGCCTGACACCTTTAGTGGAACTGACCAGTTACGCACAGTCAGGTTTGGACCCAAAGATCATGGGGTTAGGACCTGTAGAAGCGGTTTCTAAAGCGCTTGATAAAGCGAATCTCACTCTCGAAGAAATAGATTTGTTTGAATTGAATGAAGCGTTTGCAGCACAAGCTCTTGGCGTAATGTACCAATTGTCAGAGCAGCATGATTTACCGCTTGATGCGTTCAAGCCAAAGGTCAATGTGAATGGTGGTGCAATCGCGCTTGGTCACCCTCTAGGTGCGTCAGGCAATCGAATCATTGTTTCACTCATCCATGAAATGCTTGAACAGAAAACGACTTATGGCGTTGCCTCACTCTGTGTGGGTGGAGGAATGGGAACCGCTGTTTTGCTAAAAGGTATTGAAGGTTAGACCCTAAGGTATCGGTAGCAAGCTTAAAACATCGGATCAGCTTTTCAAAGCATCACGAGCTTATAGATGAACGTTGGCTGGAACGATGGTTATACAAATTTACTAAACTATGTATTCATCAGGAGTTACTTATGTACACGGATATTTTCAAAACAATTACAGACCAAACAGAAAAGCAATTTGAACCGTACTTAAAGTTCAACAAGTTGGTTGCAAAGAACATTCAAACAATGACAGAACTGCAAATGAATGCGATGCAGACTTATACGGATATGGGGCTTACTCAAATGAAGGCAGTAAGCGAAATCAAAGATGTAAACAGCCTGACAGCTTTCAATAGCCAGCAACTAGCGGCGTTAACTCAACTTTCTCAGCAAATGATGAGTGACAGTTCAAAACTGCAAGCGGCTGCAAAAGAATTCAAAGACGATGTTGAAACACTGACAACTGAAAACTTGAAAACAGTTACACCTGCATAAATTTAATCGCCACCGAGTGGGTGCAGTTCTACTGTGACATTCGGTGGCGATTTTCCGATTATTGGAGTCATGTTATGTTTCAACACTTCTTTTCGGACTACCTTGTTAAACTTCAACAAACAAACCAGCAATGGTGGGATAACTTTGAACAAAACAAGGAAGCCGCACAATCTCCCCTAAATCAAGCTATGCAAGAATTGAATTTTGATGATGCGTCAAAAATCTTCGAGCAAGCCGCTAACCAACCAGCCGTCCTGCTTCAGCTGCAATCTCAGTGGTGGGAACAGCAGTTAAAGATCTGGCAAAACGCCGCGCTGATGGGCAACACCGAAAGTGTCATCGCTGAAGATCGCAGTGATAAGCGCTTTATTGATGATGCCTGGAAAAACGACCCGTTCTACAGTTTTATCAAGCAATCCTATTTGTTATTCAGTAAAAGCTACATAGACACCATCAACTCGATCGAAGGTATTGACGAAAAAACCAAAGAGCGCGTGGCGTTCTTTTCACGTCAGGCTATTAATGCGCTGTCGCCAAGCAACTTTATTGCGACTAACCCAGAGTTGATGAAACTGACGCTTGAGCGAAATGGTGAAAACCTGCTTGATGGGTTAGAGCAGTTACAAGCAGACGTTGAAGCGAGTGCTGATATACTCAAGATCCGCATGACCAACAAAAACGCTTTTCGATTAGGTGTTGATGTTGCTAACACGGAAGGTGATGTTGTTTTTCAAAACGAGTTGTTTGAACTGATTCAATATTATCCCAAGACATCGCAGGTCAATGCGACGCCTTTGCTGATCGTCCCGCCATTCATCAACAAGTACTACATTCTTGACCTTCGTGAGAAGAACTCAATGGTGCGCTGGTTACTTGAGCAAGGACATAGCGTATTCATGATGTCTTGGCGCAACCCAGGTGAAGCGCAGAAGGACACTGAGTTTGGTGACTATGTCACGGAAGGCGTGGTTAAAGCCGTTGCTGCGATTGAAGACATCACAGGTAAAGAGCAAATCAACGCGGCGGGTTACTGTATTGGCGGTACGGTGTTGGCTTCAACGGTGGCTTACTACGCTGCGAAGCGCATGAAAAAGCGCATCAAAACAGCGACCTTTTTTACCACCTTGTTGGATTTCTCGCAGCCGGGTGAGGTGGGCGCGTACATCAATGAGACAATCATCAATGCTATTGAGAAGCAGAACGATGGCAAGGGCTATATGGATGGTCGTTCGTTGAGCGTGACGTTCAGTTTGCTTCGAGAGAACAGCTTATACTGGAACTACTATATTGATAACTACCTCAAAGGCAGTAGCCCGATGGAGTTTGATCTTCTGTACTGGAACAGTGATAGCACTAACGTCGCGGCTAAATGCCATAACTTCTTGCTGCGAGAGCTTTATCTTGAAAACAAACTGATTCAAGACAAAGGCGTGAAAGTGGGCGGCGTATGGATTGATTTGAATAAAATTAAGATACCAAGCTACTTCATCTCGACCAAAGAAGACCATATCGCGTTGTGGCAGGGGACTTACCGTGGTGCATTGAACACTGGTGGCAACAAGACGTTTGTTCTGGGCGAGTCTGGTCATATCGCGGGCATTGTTAACCATCCAGAGAAAAAGAAATACGGCTACTGGTTGAACGACAACTTAGACGACTCTGCTGACGAATGGCTAAACAACGCAAGTCACAACGAAGGCTCATGGTGGACACACTGGGATCAATGGTTACAAGGCTTTGAAGCTGACGAGAAAGTCGAACCTTTCAATCAAGGTTCCGAGCTTCACCCTGTGATTGGCAAGGCACCGGGTAACTATGTAAAACAGGTACTTCCTATCGTCGATAAAGAAGTCGTTGATGTACAGGCTCCGAAAAACGACGCTTAGCTTGTTTAACGTGAGTGGTTGATACCTATTTCTGCTAGGGTATCAGCCACTTATATCAGAGGTGCACTGATCAAACGCATCAATACCCAAACGCCCAATACCACTTGGGGTGTATCAATACAAATCGGCACAAAAAACGGCTCTACTTGTGCTGTTGCATATACTACCGGTATGTTCCCGCAATGAAGCATCTCTATTCACCCTAAATTTACCTTCGAGTTGGCAAACTATTCGCTACTTTCATAAGGAGAAGTAGCGATGAATTACCGCATGTTAATGACTCTAGGGGTTTTGTTTAGTGCAAATGTATTGGCTGAACTTGATGAACCAGGCTGGGGAGGCGAAGTTGGAGTATTGGTCGGCTTTGGTAGTGAAACCGATGACTCAGAGGCTGTAAAAAAAGGCAGTTTGAACAGCAAGAGAGAATCGGACTCGAGTGCGCTTGTTGTACCATTAGGACAGTTGCGCTACACATTTGGTTCAGATAACGACCAACAGGTCTTTATGGGGACCTCGCGTGGCGATATCATTGAAGGTGTTTTTGCTTTTGAATTTGGCTACGCACTGGAATATGGCAACGAATCGGTTGTATCGTTCTCTTACCTTCCAACAATCGCAAATGGTGAAGTATGGGAAGATCCGTTCATAGCCAATACTGCGAGGACTAAAACCGATATCTCTGGTGATACCTTTCGTGTACAACTCGACAACTTGTTAGACATTGGTTTATCGGGTGATTTCGCTGTATACAAGCAAGACATTAAAAATGACAAATCGGGCGTTCACCTAGGAGTGCCAACAGGTGTACTCCAACGTGACGCTAAAGGCTATTATGCAAGCCTATCTATGGAGATGCCTGTTAGTGAGAGCTCTTTTATCGAACCATCGTTGTCTTATCAAAAACACCTTGCAGACGGTGAAGCAGTTTCTTTCTCTCATTACTCTGGCTCGTTGACCTACATAATGATGGTGGATGATCATGCATTCTCGGTCAATGCAGATTACAGTCACCGCTCATACGATGCATCTAATCCAGTATTCAAGAAAACACGTGAAGACAATGGATATAGCGCAACGCTTGGCTATGAATATATGGACGTTATGGGTTGGGAAGACTGGGGATTCAACGCGTTAGCGGGTTATTCTAGTAACAATTCCAATATCGCATTCTACGATACCAGCGGATATTTAATGAGTGTTGGTGTTAGCTATCACTTTTAAGTAATTGACGACTTAATCACGATGAGTTGAGGGCTAGCATATTTGTTAGCCCTTTTTACTGTTTACTTTTTCGGATAGAGGCTGCGACTGAATATGAGTGATGAAGCTTAAATTCAGTCAATGGCGACCAAAACGCCCGGTCGGATTGCCCCGAGGCTTTGTCATTCAACTTAAACGAAGTTAAGCATTGGTATTTGATTTTTCTTCGACCGGTAAATGAAGCTGAGCCAACAAGCCTCCCTCTATTTCCTCTGCTTCAAGGTGCCATCCTAGCTTCTTACATATTTTCTCGGTTAAATCCTGCCCAAGGCCAAAGCTATCTTGAAATGGCAGATCAAGTTTCTGTGTGTTGATGTTCTTGATTACTATGCTGTTTTTTTCGAAATAGATATGGATCGTACCGCTATGTGTATATTGGAAAGCGTTACGAATGAGGTTACCAACGACAATTTTGATTGGAGTCTCTGGAAGTTCCACTGTGGGGGCATGAAGGTAATTGCGGATGATGTCGATCTCTTCACCTTGAATTAAATACTCCAACTCTTCTATCAAATTATCTAATAAAGCGACTACCGAAACTAAGCTCTGATTCGGTGGAGTTTCACTCTTTCGGACTAGCCAGAGCATGGTTTCGGTAATTTGCTGCATGTTGCTGCTCGCGCGGTCGATACGATTGATCGGGCGCTGTAAATCTGAGGGCAGGGAGATGCGCTCTAAGATCTCCATATTTGCTCGTATGATTGCAATAGGCGTTCTCAATTCGTGACTAGCATGAGATAGAAAACGTTGTTCTCTTTCTACCAAATGCGCATTCTTACTTAGTGCCTTTTCGAGATAAAGCGCAACTCGATTGTATTCACTGAATTTAAAGTTGGGAGCGGGGTTCGCCAATAGGTCGTTGGACGCGCTTTCTGACCATTTGACGAGTTGTTCGGTTTTTTTTCCTACTCGATAACTGTAGAGCCAAAGCGCTAATACAATAAAAAATATATAGCCAAGAGCAATGTAGATAATCAGGTTGAAGCGATGATCGAACCACACGTCTAATGTGTCGCCAATCAGGCGGTAGTCGTACCGAGCGACTCCGAATACCAGTCGTCCGTCTTCGAGAGCAAAACGGTAGACACCAAAGACAGCCTCTTTCTTGATGTCATTGGTAACCGTTTCATCAACGAAGACGACAGTGAACTCATCATTAACCAATGTCACATCCTGAAGTACGTCTTTACCATCGACCTTTATGTTAGGCAATTGGTCATAATAAAATGACACTACGTAAGATTTAGGTAGTTTGGCCTCGGGATTTATAAGGCGTACTTCGTTAAAGCTCAACCATTCACTGGCGAGTCGCAT
This window encodes:
- the phaC gene encoding class I poly(R)-hydroxyalkanoic acid synthase, with product MFQHFFSDYLVKLQQTNQQWWDNFEQNKEAAQSPLNQAMQELNFDDASKIFEQAANQPAVLLQLQSQWWEQQLKIWQNAALMGNTESVIAEDRSDKRFIDDAWKNDPFYSFIKQSYLLFSKSYIDTINSIEGIDEKTKERVAFFSRQAINALSPSNFIATNPELMKLTLERNGENLLDGLEQLQADVEASADILKIRMTNKNAFRLGVDVANTEGDVVFQNELFELIQYYPKTSQVNATPLLIVPPFINKYYILDLREKNSMVRWLLEQGHSVFMMSWRNPGEAQKDTEFGDYVTEGVVKAVAAIEDITGKEQINAAGYCIGGTVLASTVAYYAAKRMKKRIKTATFFTTLLDFSQPGEVGAYINETIINAIEKQNDGKGYMDGRSLSVTFSLLRENSLYWNYYIDNYLKGSSPMEFDLLYWNSDSTNVAAKCHNFLLRELYLENKLIQDKGVKVGGVWIDLNKIKIPSYFISTKEDHIALWQGTYRGALNTGGNKTFVLGESGHIAGIVNHPEKKKYGYWLNDNLDDSADEWLNNASHNEGSWWTHWDQWLQGFEADEKVEPFNQGSELHPVIGKAPGNYVKQVLPIVDKEVVDVQAPKNDA
- a CDS encoding DMT family transporter, translated to MKLGYLSITVTLLIWASFFLSLKGGANSDLTPADIALTRFLIPALALLPLVWKARSTIAAVPNRYLAGMFVGCGLPYLLVAGTAMQFVPVSHGSALVPGTLPLFVTGIAVLFFKQPLSRHRVVGLGLVLLGILLFLGSSLSNFNFEYTKGHLLFLFGSLMWATFTISARVANLNALVSAGFISFCSTLLLLILIFTGTLPSHLMDTPIAQWPVTELAVHSAVQGVGAGLIAAFTYLYAVNTLGAERSAAFGSATPAVATLLAIPLFNEIPDTMTWLALGSICIGSLVASNIFMRNDQSMQYQPPSHGKA
- a CDS encoding Lrp/AsnC family transcriptional regulator gives rise to the protein MDRIDRHLLELLQKDGRLTTAELADEVGLSASPCARRIKRLEEKGIIDGYRVSLSREQVGIAMSVFVEVSLNNHQEVSIDKFESAVVEMEEVISCHVVSGAYDYLLEVVSPNLMAYEAFTRKLQRLSNVKDIHTHLAIRQVKGNAPLPVYTD
- a CDS encoding DUF2860 domain-containing protein; this encodes MNYRMLMTLGVLFSANVLAELDEPGWGGEVGVLVGFGSETDDSEAVKKGSLNSKRESDSSALVVPLGQLRYTFGSDNDQQVFMGTSRGDIIEGVFAFEFGYALEYGNESVVSFSYLPTIANGEVWEDPFIANTARTKTDISGDTFRVQLDNLLDIGLSGDFAVYKQDIKNDKSGVHLGVPTGVLQRDAKGYYASLSMEMPVSESSFIEPSLSYQKHLADGEAVSFSHYSGSLTYIMMVDDHAFSVNADYSHRSYDASNPVFKKTREDNGYSATLGYEYMDVMGWEDWGFNALAGYSSNNSNIAFYDTSGYLMSVGVSYHF
- a CDS encoding SH3 domain-containing protein — protein: MDLMKKALIALLVLLILGGGGAAYYFFVMKKDSTPPEKKEAPAIEVAPQSESDLASLTTPQPEPEQTEFYVLDRKLKVVEQPEIDGLITDYLYKGEKVELLEKQGEWARISDYIVLKEGGPQTAEWISMSGLSNDEVIISEQENREILDSYLAKSDDLKVHQEKFRNTVAKLISDGECDPSDFEELGGWVKSVKYSNRDVYFIYCGGLSLENKIYLDVETNETFTK
- a CDS encoding phasin family protein, whose translation is MYTDIFKTITDQTEKQFEPYLKFNKLVAKNIQTMTELQMNAMQTYTDMGLTQMKAVSEIKDVNSLTAFNSQQLAALTQLSQQMMSDSSKLQAAAKEFKDDVETLTTENLKTVTPA
- a CDS encoding HAMP domain-containing sensor histidine kinase, which translates into the protein MSIKKSFPIRGHLTTFFLGLSLLTALLFGELLIRHFEYGIEDSVKMRLASEWLSFNEVRLINPEAKLPKSYVVSFYYDQLPNIKVDGKDVLQDVTLVNDEFTVVFVDETVTNDIKKEAVFGVYRFALEDGRLVFGVARYDYRLIGDTLDVWFDHRFNLIIYIALGYIFFIVLALWLYSYRVGKKTEQLVKWSESASNDLLANPAPNFKFSEYNRVALYLEKALSKNAHLVEREQRFLSHASHELRTPIAIIRANMEILERISLPSDLQRPINRIDRASSNMQQITETMLWLVRKSETPPNQSLVSVVALLDNLIEELEYLIQGEEIDIIRNYLHAPTVELPETPIKIVVGNLIRNAFQYTHSGTIHIYFEKNSIVIKNINTQKLDLPFQDSFGLGQDLTEKICKKLGWHLEAEEIEGGLLAQLHLPVEEKSNTNA
- a CDS encoding acetyl-CoA C-acetyltransferase; its protein translation is MEKVFIVAAKRTPIGAFTGSLKNVSAGELAGVAIKGALESADLSLDAIDEVIVGNVISAGQGMGVARQASIYAGLPEQTPAYGVNMICGSGMKSVMDAAAHIKAQDAEVVIAAGVEVMSQIPFVVPASVRNGHKMGDISMRDLLVSDGLTDAFNHYHMGMTAENIANALNISRLAQDNYALESQQKAVAAIEAGKFQGQIVPVEVKQRRQTVTFDTDEYPKSDATFDALQKLRPAFDREGTVTAGNASGINDGASAIILASESAVAKYGLTPLVELTSYAQSGLDPKIMGLGPVEAVSKALDKANLTLEEIDLFELNEAFAAQALGVMYQLSEQHDLPLDAFKPKVNVNGGAIALGHPLGASGNRIIVSLIHEMLEQKTTYGVASLCVGGGMGTAVLLKGIEG
- a CDS encoding SDR family oxidoreductase; protein product: MKKLALITGSKGGIGSAISSKLVADGYRVIATYFTGNYQCALEWFKEKQFTEDQVRLFELDVTNTAECALSLSKLLEEEGTVDVLVNNAGITRDSVFKKMDAEAWKDVIETNLNSLFNVTQPLFAPMCEKGNCRVINISSVNGLKGQFGQTNYSAAKAGMIGFSKALAAEGARSGVTVNVVAPGYTGTPMVEQMKPEILDSIKNQIPMKRLATPVEIADAVGFLASESGAYITGETLSVNGGLYMH